One part of the Luteibacter yeojuensis genome encodes these proteins:
- a CDS encoding copper resistance protein B — protein sequence MRCAAILILALVPCAAFAQSMEGMDHSAMQHAAHEAPAGARSGDWSDGVASSMHGMDMMDMDDAAPVGMLLLDRLESFAGQGGHGQSWEAEGWYGNDTDKLWLRSEGEREGGRPRDGDVEAFWSHAVAPFWDAQLGVRRDVGEGPKRTWAALGLQGLAPYWFEVEATAYAGSGGRTAARVRVEYELLLTQRLILQPELEVNAYGKDDLRRGIRSGVSSLEGGLRLRYEIRRSIAPYVGIAWDHLVAGTAGLARGNGRRVTDRRWVAGIRLWF from the coding sequence GTGAGGTGCGCCGCGATCCTCATTCTGGCGCTCGTTCCCTGCGCGGCCTTCGCGCAGTCGATGGAGGGCATGGACCACTCGGCCATGCAACACGCCGCCCACGAGGCGCCGGCAGGCGCACGCAGCGGCGATTGGTCCGACGGGGTGGCGTCTTCGATGCACGGCATGGACATGATGGACATGGACGACGCGGCACCCGTCGGCATGCTCCTGCTCGACCGGCTCGAGTCGTTCGCCGGACAAGGAGGGCACGGTCAGTCGTGGGAAGCCGAGGGCTGGTACGGCAACGACACGGACAAGCTCTGGCTGCGCAGCGAGGGCGAGCGCGAAGGCGGCCGTCCGCGCGACGGCGACGTCGAAGCCTTCTGGAGCCATGCCGTGGCGCCATTCTGGGATGCGCAACTTGGCGTTCGCCGCGACGTGGGCGAGGGGCCGAAGCGGACCTGGGCCGCCTTGGGCCTGCAAGGCCTCGCGCCGTACTGGTTCGAGGTGGAAGCCACCGCCTATGCCGGTAGCGGCGGACGAACGGCGGCGCGCGTGCGCGTGGAGTACGAACTGCTGCTCACCCAGCGCCTGATCCTCCAGCCCGAACTCGAGGTCAACGCCTACGGCAAGGACGATCTTCGACGCGGCATTCGCTCCGGCGTCTCCAGCCTCGAGGGCGGGCTGCGCCTGCGCTACGAGATTCGCCGCTCCATCGCGCCGTACGTAGGTATCGCATGGGACCACCTCGTAGCCGGCACGGCCGGCCTCGCCCGCGGCAACGGCCGTCGCGTCACCGATCGTCGCTGGGTGGCCGGGATTCGTCTTTGGTTCTGA
- a CDS encoding DHA2 family efflux MFS transporter permease subunit — translation MTSTPSLPPDAIAEDETVECSESARRWTLVAAIVGSGMAFVDGTIVNVALPAIQQALDATTADTQWVMEAYALLLSALILVGGVLGDRFGRRRVFVIGTVVFTLASIACAAAPTVGALIGARAVQGFGAALLVPGSLALISSAYPKERRGAAIGTWSAFSGITAAAGPVIGGYLVEYVSWHWAFLINLPLGIALIAVCLWRVPESHGAHAGRLDLGGALLATVGLAGVVFALIEAPQQGWTSVPVLVAAGVGIAALVAFIPVEQRSSTPMLPLSLFRNRDFSAANALTLLLYAALGGSLFFVPLNFIQVQGYGATGAGASLLPIIVIMFSLSRWTGQLVDRVGATLPLVVGPVISAVGFLLYAVPGVGDNYWTTFFPASCVLGLGMSIVVAPLTTTVMNALSPDLAGTASGVNNAVARTAGLLAIAVFGVILTQAFDTTLAARLAELALPGDVMNQIAAQKPKMAGIEVTDPAARRAIADAFVAGFRAVMLVSAGLAVLSAIVTALALKGGVRTKDESRPPSDDR, via the coding sequence ATGACCTCGACCCCTTCCCTGCCCCCCGACGCCATCGCCGAGGACGAGACGGTCGAGTGTAGCGAATCCGCCCGCCGCTGGACGCTCGTCGCCGCCATCGTGGGTTCGGGCATGGCCTTCGTCGACGGCACCATCGTCAATGTGGCGCTGCCGGCCATCCAGCAGGCGCTGGACGCCACGACGGCCGACACCCAGTGGGTCATGGAAGCGTACGCGCTGCTGCTCTCCGCGCTGATCCTCGTGGGTGGCGTGCTCGGCGACCGCTTCGGGCGCCGGCGCGTGTTCGTCATCGGCACGGTCGTATTCACGCTCGCCTCGATCGCATGCGCCGCCGCGCCCACCGTCGGCGCGCTCATCGGCGCACGCGCGGTACAGGGTTTCGGTGCCGCCCTGCTCGTGCCTGGCAGCCTGGCCTTGATCAGCAGCGCGTATCCGAAGGAGCGCCGCGGCGCCGCGATCGGTACCTGGTCGGCCTTCAGCGGCATCACCGCGGCCGCCGGGCCGGTCATCGGCGGTTACCTCGTCGAGTACGTGTCGTGGCACTGGGCGTTCCTGATCAATCTTCCGCTCGGTATCGCGCTCATTGCCGTATGCCTGTGGCGCGTGCCGGAGAGCCACGGAGCGCATGCGGGGCGCCTGGACCTCGGCGGCGCGCTGCTCGCCACCGTCGGTCTCGCCGGTGTGGTGTTCGCACTCATCGAGGCACCGCAGCAGGGCTGGACGTCGGTGCCGGTGCTCGTCGCCGCGGGCGTCGGCATCGCGGCGCTGGTCGCGTTCATACCCGTCGAGCAGCGCTCTTCCACACCGATGCTTCCCCTTTCGCTGTTTCGCAATCGCGACTTTTCGGCGGCGAACGCGCTCACCCTGCTGCTCTACGCCGCGCTCGGCGGCAGCCTGTTCTTCGTGCCGCTCAACTTCATCCAGGTGCAGGGGTATGGCGCGACGGGCGCCGGCGCGTCGTTGCTGCCGATCATCGTGATCATGTTCTCGCTGTCGCGCTGGACAGGACAGCTCGTCGACCGCGTGGGCGCGACGCTGCCGCTCGTGGTCGGACCGGTGATCTCGGCCGTCGGCTTCCTCCTGTACGCCGTGCCCGGCGTGGGCGACAACTACTGGACCACCTTCTTCCCCGCCAGTTGCGTGCTCGGACTCGGCATGAGCATCGTGGTGGCACCGCTCACCACCACGGTCATGAATGCCCTGTCGCCGGACCTCGCGGGCACCGCCTCCGGGGTGAACAACGCGGTGGCGCGCACGGCGGGCCTGCTCGCCATCGCCGTCTTCGGCGTCATCCTCACGCAGGCCTTCGACACCACTCTCGCTGCGCGGCTTGCCGAACTCGCCCTGCCCGGCGACGTCATGAATCAGATTGCCGCGCAGAAACCCAAGATGGCCGGCATCGAGGTGACGGATCCCGCGGCCCGGCGCGCCATCGCCGACGCCTTCGTGGCGGGCTTTCGCGCGGTGATGCTGGTATCGGCGGGACTCGCCGTGCTGTCGGCCATCGTCACGGCTCTCGCCCTGAAAGGCGGCGTCAGAACCAAAGACGAATCCCGGCCACCCAGCGACGATCGGTGA